The DNA window gagcaaggaatttcctgttgtagtggacagtgcccgtcagatggagacaaatttactgcactttgggaaaatgCCTGAGACCAAGAAGGCGACCGATGTTGTTCACAGTAGTGGGCAGCAGGGTGGTAGCAGCAACTATCAGTTCAAGCCTTTCCAGTATAAGAGTCAGAAGGGGGGTAGTCGAAAagggtatcagccgtattctcacAGTTCTGGTTACAGTGGGAGTAGCCGTGGATCTGGTCGCGGTTACAGTAGTACTTCTAGTGTTCCGTTTTGTCACAACTGCATGCGCAGACATCCGGGACAGTGCCAAGTGGCACCAGGtagttgctatgcttgtggccagcagggtcactttgctagggagTGTTTGGCGTCTGGGCAACAGATGTCATcagctagtgttgctcagccgttctttcagcagcagagacctgttttcactccttcggtaaggtattctcaacctgctgcttcgtttggtggccagcggggccgtggtttaGGAGGGCGTGtttttggtggccgtggaaaTGGTTGTAGAGGCTTGAGTAGTTACAGTTCTTCTCAGTCACCGCtgcagggacagggtcaggctagagtgtttgctttgactccccaggatgctcgtgcattaaacgccgtggtgcaaggtactattcccatttcatttgtaTATGCCCgggttttatttgatgcgggtggcacccactcttt is part of the Mercurialis annua linkage group LG3, ddMerAnnu1.2, whole genome shotgun sequence genome and encodes:
- the LOC130015262 gene encoding glycine-rich protein 2-like, producing MPETKKATDVVHSSGQQGGSSNYQFKPFQYKSQKGGSRKGYQPYSHSSGYSGSSRGSGRGYSSTSSVPFCHNCMRRHPGQCQVAPGSCYACGQQGHFARECLASGQQMSSASRGRGLGGRVFGGRGNGCRGLSSYSSSQSPLQGQGQARVAEIVKGTITGIDGQCFY